The Anopheles coluzzii chromosome 2, AcolN3, whole genome shotgun sequence genome window below encodes:
- the LOC120950238 gene encoding NADH dehydrogenase [ubiquinone] 1 alpha subcomplex assembly factor 3, which produces MNVLQGLSRIAHRSLRRNLCSSLVRRSSTYESDGKTSVTILNKEADAGLMINSYSQFGFRLNNDMVVIGPMAIFSRTVLSWNVESHEDINDESLSLFCAIEPKIDVLVVGIGDHTITPAFSKKIIDFMKRYKINVEVLGTEQACSTFNFLNAENRVVAAALIPPMTMRVNEDDLMQKQISISKSFEVSDK; this is translated from the exons ATGAACGTTCTCCAGGGTCTGAGCCGTATCGCGCATCGATCGCTGCGTCGAAACCTCTG CTCATCGCTGGTTCGCCGGTCCTCCACTTACGAAAGTGATGGTAAAACTTCAGTCACGATTCTGAACAAGGAGGCCGATGCTGGGTTGATGATCAACTCGTACAGCCAGTTTGGATTCCGGCTCAATAACGATATGGTCGTCATCGGACCGATGGCCATCTTCTCCCGCACCGTGCTGTCGTGGAACGTCGAAAGCCACGAGGACATCAACGACGAGTCGTTGAGCTTGTTCTGCGCTATTGAGCCGAAAATTGATGTGCTCGTGGTGGGAATCGGCGACCACACCATAACGCCTGCCTTCTCCAAAAAGATTATCGACTTTATGAAGCGCTACAAGATCAACGTGGAAGTGCTCGGAACGGAGCAAGCTTGTTCGacgtttaattttttaaatgcgGAAAATCGGGTCGTTGCCGCAGCCCTGATTCCTCCCATGACAATGCGAGTAAACGAGGACGATCTTATGCAGAAGCAAATATCGATTAGTAAATCGTTTGAGGTCTCTGACAAGTAA
- the LOC120950237 gene encoding PHAF1 protein CG7083 produces MLDLEVTPERSLGSTTENWEFVLGMHFSQAVAIIQSQVGIIKGVQVLYSDTDPLNVDIIINMPQDGIRLIFDPIQQRLKTIEVFNMKLVKLKYCSMPFNSPEVVPSIEEIEHSFGATHPGVYDAAKQLFTLHFRGLSFYFPVDSKLQPGYAHGLGSLHFPSGASPVVSKMVIYTGVNVLDSRPPPLPLSCYQQQLYLGAATVLRSAHGTRGLRLQLYSEGSIRSLEPRKQCLTREIIFGDSCQDVATNLGAPSRVFFKSEDKMKIHSPSAHRRVQTKRSDFFYNYFTLGIDVLFDARTHKTKKIIMHTNYPGHYNFNTYHRCEFHLELAADKVIEDVPLDAPVMITAYSKWDEVATRLTPSERPVVLHRAGSTNTANVFGSTFCYGYQDIIFEVMPNNYIASITLYQSATPFHVADWNATTGKSSTGSSSSTASTAPSSSSDLKAALQDAKPSQSKIRVTA; encoded by the exons ATGCTCGATCTCGAAGTTACTCCAGAGCGTTCGCTCGGTTCGACCACCGAGAATTGGGAATTTGTTCTCG GAATGCATTTTTCTCAAGCCGTTGCCATCATACAGTCGCAAGTAGGAATTATTAAGGGGGTGCAGGTGCTTTATTCTGACACG GATCCGCTTAACGTAGACATTATTATAAATATGCCCCAGGACGGTATCCGTCTCATATTCGACCCGATTCAGCAGCGGCTAAAGACGATCGAGGTGTTCAACATGAAGCTAGTCAAGCTAAAGTACTGCTCTATGCCGTTCAACTCGCCCGAGGTTGTGCCATCGATCGAGGAAATCGAACATTCGTTCGGTGCGACCCATCCGGGAGTGTACGATGCGGCCAAGCAGCTATTTACGCTACATTTCCGAGGGTTAAGCTTCTACTTCCCGGTGGACAGTAAGCTGCAGCCCGGTTACGCACATGGGCTCGGCTCGTTGCACTTTCCCAGTGGTGCTTCCCCGGTCGTCTCGAAAATGGTTATCTACACGGGCGTGAACGTGCTTGACAGCCGACCACCTCCGCTGCCACTGTCCTgttaccagcagcagctgtatCTAGGGGCAGCCACCGTGTTGCGCAGTGCGCATGGTACACGGGGGCTGCGGTTGCAGCTGTATAGTGAAGGGTCGATCCGGTCCCTAGAACCGAGGAAGCAGTGCCTAACGCGAGAAATTATATTTGGCGATAGCTGTCAGGATGTAGCCACCAATCTTGGTGCACCGTCCAG GGTATTTTTTAAAAGTGAAGATAAGATGAAAATTCATTCCCCGAGCGCCCACCGACGTGTTCAGACTAAGCGGAGTGACTTCTTCTACAACTACTTTACCCTCGGCATCGACGTACTGTTCGATGCGCGCACGCACAAAACGAAGAAGATCATAATGCACACAAACTACCCTGGCCATTACAACTTTAACACGTATCATCGGTGTGAGTTTCACCTAGAATTAGCAGCGGATAA AGTCATCGAAGACGTACCACTTGATGCACCGGTTATGATAACGGCCTACTCCAAATGGGACGAAGTGGCGACTCGGTTGACCCCGTCAGAACGACCCGTGGTGCTTCATAGAGCCGGTTCGACCAACACGGCAAATGTATTTGGGTCTACGTTCTGCTACGGGTATCAGGATATCATCTTCGAGGTGATGCCGAACAACTATATTGCCTCAATAACACTCTACCAATCAGCGACACCATTTCACGTGGCCGATTGGAACGCAACCACTGGTAAAAGTAGCACCGGTAGCTCTAGTAGCACTGCCAGCACGGCGCCGAGCAGTAGCAGCGATCTAAAAGCAGCGCTGCAAGACGCAAAACCATCGCAGTCCAAGATTCGAGTCACTGCATGA